The proteins below are encoded in one region of Sporichthyaceae bacterium:
- the nrdR gene encoding transcriptional regulator NrdR — MIHTTTAHSSRESVLNCPFCRVADTRVVDSRTTEDGAAIRRRRQCERCQRRFTTLETAGLYVVKRSGASEPFSREKVLAGVRKACQGRSVSEDSLALLAQRVEESVRTAGGAEIRAHDVGMAVLGPLRELDEVAYLRFASVYRGFDSMADFEAEIAALRAERVVAAG, encoded by the coding sequence GTGATCCACACGACAACGGCCCACAGCTCCCGGGAGTCGGTCTTGAACTGCCCCTTCTGCCGCGTCGCCGACACCCGTGTGGTCGATTCGCGCACTACCGAGGACGGCGCGGCGATCCGTCGCCGTCGGCAGTGCGAGCGGTGCCAGCGGCGCTTCACCACGCTCGAGACGGCCGGTCTGTACGTGGTCAAGCGCAGTGGCGCGAGCGAGCCGTTCAGCCGGGAGAAGGTGCTGGCGGGCGTGCGCAAGGCGTGCCAGGGCCGCTCCGTGAGCGAGGACTCCCTGGCCCTGCTGGCGCAGCGGGTGGAGGAGTCGGTTCGGACCGCCGGCGGCGCGGAGATCCGCGCGCACGACGTCGGAATGGCCGTTCTCGGTCCGCTCCGCGAGCTGGACGAGGTGGCGTACCTGCGGTTCGCCAGCGTCTACCGGGGGTTCGACTCGATGGCCGATTTCGAGGCCGAGATAGCGGCACTGCGCGCCGAGCGCGTGGTGGCCGCGGGTTGA
- a CDS encoding LysM peptidoglycan-binding domain-containing protein, translating to MNAGTLEAARLRHPAGSRLPQRAAAPVRPALRLVQAPGEPGAAVAQSGPQVRLTRRGRGVLFGGLLGAMFVAGLASGAHALGADSRGVVPVVRHTMVVQPGQTLWQIARALDPGADPRDTVQRIVDANALRGAEIEAGRTLVLP from the coding sequence ATGAACGCAGGGACTCTCGAGGCGGCCCGGTTGCGGCACCCGGCGGGCTCGCGCCTGCCGCAGCGCGCGGCGGCGCCCGTTCGGCCGGCGCTCCGGCTGGTGCAGGCTCCGGGCGAGCCCGGGGCCGCGGTCGCGCAGTCGGGGCCGCAGGTGCGGTTGACCCGGCGGGGCCGCGGGGTGTTGTTCGGTGGACTGCTCGGGGCGATGTTCGTCGCCGGGCTCGCTTCCGGTGCCCACGCCCTCGGCGCCGACTCCCGGGGGGTCGTCCCGGTCGTCCGGCACACGATGGTCGTGCAGCCCGGGCAGACGCTGTGGCAGATCGCCCGGGCGCTGGATCCGGGTGCGGACCCTCGCGACACTGTGCAGCGGATCGTCGATGCTAACGCCCTGCGCGGTGCCGAGATCGAGGCCGGGCGCACGCTGGTGCTGCCGTGA
- the lexA gene encoding transcriptional repressor LexA, which yields MVGRSKDGARAGGVDTEAGEGVGELHSLPDGPPDDHGLTPRQRKVLEVIRDAVERRGYPPSMREIGDAVGLTSTSSVSHQLITLERKGYLRRDPNRPRALEVRLPEGVAPSLDFDEAELRAARPAAAYVPVVGRIAAGGPILAEQAVEAVFPLPRELVGEGTLFMLRVVGDSMVDAAICDGDWVVVRQQSVAEPGEIVAAMLDGEATVKTFKRRGNKVWLMPHNAAYEPIPGDDAVILGRVVSVLRRI from the coding sequence ATGGTCGGCCGTTCCAAGGACGGCGCCCGCGCCGGCGGCGTCGATACCGAAGCTGGCGAAGGCGTGGGCGAACTGCATTCACTGCCCGACGGTCCGCCGGACGACCACGGCCTGACCCCGCGGCAGCGCAAGGTGCTCGAGGTGATCCGCGACGCGGTCGAACGCCGGGGCTACCCACCATCGATGCGCGAGATCGGCGACGCGGTCGGCCTCACCTCGACCTCGTCGGTGTCGCACCAACTGATCACCCTGGAGCGCAAGGGTTATCTGCGGCGCGACCCGAATCGCCCGCGTGCGCTCGAGGTGCGACTTCCGGAGGGCGTGGCACCGTCGCTGGACTTCGATGAGGCCGAGTTGCGAGCGGCGCGCCCGGCCGCCGCCTACGTCCCGGTGGTCGGCCGGATCGCGGCCGGCGGGCCGATCCTGGCCGAGCAGGCAGTGGAGGCGGTGTTCCCACTCCCCCGCGAGCTGGTCGGCGAAGGAACGCTGTTCATGCTCCGCGTCGTCGGCGACTCGATGGTCGACGCCGCGATCTGCGACGGCGACTGGGTCGTGGTCCGGCAGCAGTCGGTCGCCGAGCCGGGCGAGATCGTCGCGGCCATGCTCGACGGCGAGGCGACAGTCAAGACGTTCAAGCGCCGCGGCAACAAGGTCTGGCTGATGCCGCACAACGCCGCGTACGAGCCGATCCCCGGCGATGACGCGGTGATCCTCGGCCGCGTGGTCAGCGTCCTGCGTCGGATCTGA